A stretch of the Fusobacterium varium genome encodes the following:
- a CDS encoding metallophosphoesterase, with protein sequence MNYFFLGLSAMLFAFCLFVMKKTVKYVFSSDKKIFIIVLFLMMTILLYGYQFFNSYFVNNFSYTINRILSYIVYYYLAFVIYGAMIYFLVSIIEMIFRYKLNFNLYKPAFIIIFIILGIGTFYKHNTVITEYEIDSMGEISVPMNIVLVSDVHLGYINENTSLVKMIDKINSLKPDVVLIAGDLIDMYLEPVLEKNMLNELKNIKSTYGTFFTLGNHDIYGRKAAILTETLRNDAGTIVLRDEKILLNNEIYIAGRDNFSQKPIKEILAGKDDKPVILIQHTPDTVDETIENEVFLQVSGHTHKGQMFPGRIFTKKIFKIDYGHEKIENTNIIVSSGYGTWGPPIRIGSQSEIVIIKIK encoded by the coding sequence ATGAACTACTTTTTTCTTGGGTTATCAGCAATGCTTTTTGCATTTTGTCTTTTTGTTATGAAAAAGACAGTTAAATATGTATTTTCCTCTGATAAGAAGATATTTATAATAGTATTATTTTTAATGATGACTATACTTTTATATGGATATCAGTTTTTTAATTCATATTTTGTAAATAATTTTTCGTACACAATTAATAGAATTCTTTCATATATAGTTTACTATTATTTAGCTTTTGTTATCTATGGAGCTATGATATATTTTTTAGTTTCAATAATAGAGATGATATTCAGATATAAATTAAATTTTAATTTATACAAACCAGCATTTATAATAATTTTTATCATATTAGGAATAGGAACTTTCTATAAACATAATACAGTAATAACAGAATATGAAATAGATAGTATGGGAGAGATATCAGTCCCTATGAACATAGTTTTGGTTTCAGATGTTCATTTAGGTTATATAAATGAAAATACTTCATTGGTAAAAATGATAGATAAAATAAATTCTTTAAAACCAGATGTAGTCCTTATAGCAGGAGATTTAATAGATATGTACTTAGAACCTGTTTTAGAAAAAAATATGCTGAATGAATTAAAAAATATAAAAAGTACATATGGAACTTTTTTTACTTTAGGGAATCATGATATTTATGGAAGGAAAGCAGCAATACTTACAGAAACCCTTAGAAATGATGCAGGAACTATTGTATTGAGAGATGAAAAAATTCTGCTAAATAATGAAATTTATATAGCAGGGAGAGATAATTTTTCGCAAAAACCAATTAAGGAAATATTAGCTGGAAAGGATGACAAGCCTGTTATTCTTATACAGCATACTCCAGATACTGTTGACGAAACGATAGAAAATGAAGTTTTTTTACAGGTATCAGGACATACTCATAAAGGACAGATGTTTCCAGGAAGGATTTTTACTAAAAAGATTTTTAAAATAGATTATGGACATGAAAAAATAGAGAATACAAATATTATAGTTTCTTCTGGTTATGGAACTTGGGGACCACCTATTCGTATAGGCAGCCAGTCAGAAATTGTCATTATAAAAATAAAATAA